One segment of Tachyglossus aculeatus isolate mTacAcu1 chromosome 16, mTacAcu1.pri, whole genome shotgun sequence DNA contains the following:
- the HAO2 gene encoding hydroxyacid oxidase 2 isoform X1, translated as MALVCLDDFRAYAKRHLPKGTWDYFEGGADECATRDDNILAFKRIRLRPRVLKNVSTVDTRTTIQGTEISCPVSIAPTGFHCLAWPDGETSMARGAEAQGVCYVTSMYSTSSLTDIVAAAPSGLRWFQLYMHKDRQLVTELVREVEALGFRVLVLTVDTPVGGKRRADLRNSFGLPAHLSLQIIPEARQVGAGHQLPIADIDPSVCWEDVSWLRSLTRLPIVLKGILTREDAEQAVGRGVQGILVSNHGGRQLDGVLATVGGPRPGGLGEPWPGTFGRFLPAGARAHTHTHTHTFIHSLVFIERLLCAEHCTMCLGSTSRQHIETVQQRAHTRTHNRARTRLCTQSLLANPWPWSCPVSALPWPLFRPCPCPCPVPISTPG; from the exons ATGGCCCTCGTGTGCCTGGATGATTTCCGAGCCTATGCTAAGAGGCACCTGCCCAAGGGCACGTGGGACTACTTTGAAGGGGGAGCCGATGAATGTGCCACCAGGGATGACAACATCTTGGCATTCAAAAG AATCCGCCTGCGGCCGCGGGTATTGAAAAATGTGTCCACGGTAGACACGAGGACCACTATTCAAGGGACCGAGATCAGCTGTCCCGTCAGCATTGCCCCCACGGGCTTCCATTGCCTGGCCTGGCCGGACGGAGAGACCAGCATGGCCCGAG GAGCGGAAGCCCAGGGTGTGTGCTACGTCACCAGCATGTACTCCACCAGCTCGCTTACTGACATCGTGGCGGCGGCTCCGTCGGGCCTGCGGTGGTTCCAGCTGTACATGCACAAGGACCGGCAGCTGGTCACAGAGCTGGTCCGGGAGGTGGAGGCCCTGGGCTTCCGAGTCCTCGTGCTGACCGTCGACACCCCCGTGGGCGGCAAGCGGCGCGCAGACCTGCGGAACTCCTTTGGGCTCCCTGCTCACCTGTCTTTGCAGATCATTCCCGAGGCCCgccag GTGGGAGCGGGGCACCAACTGCCGATCGCGGATATCGACCCGTCAGTCTGTTGGGAAGACGTATCCTGGCTCCGGAGCCTGACGCGCCTGCCCATCGTCCTCAAGGGGATCCTGACACGGGAGGACGCCGAACAGGCCGTGGGCCGCGGCGTGCAAGGGATCCTCGTTTCCAACCACGGAGGCCGGCAGCTGGACGGGGTTCTGGCCACGGTCGGCGGCCCAcggcccggggggctgggggagccctgGCCAGGGACGTTCGGCCGCTTTCTCCCCgcaggcgcgcgcgcgcacacacacacacacacacacacattcattcattcactcgtatttattgagcgcttactgtgtgcagagcactgtactatgtgcttgggaagtacaagtcggcaacatatagagacggtccaacaacgggctcacacgcgCACCCACAACCGCGCTCGCACACGACTGTGCACACAAAGCTTATTAGCCAATCCCTGGCCCTGGTCTTGCCctgtctctgccctgccctggcctcTATTCCGGCCTTGCCCTTGCCCCTGCCCTGTTCCAATCAGCACTCCCGGTTGA
- the ZNF697 gene encoding zinc finger protein 697 isoform X2, whose protein sequence is MEGDREEREEEEEDEEQREMGSEAQDLEERELVAGTCAGKSVSLSNEEEEEEDEEKQQAAMANGEDPEVIEMGTYPSLSESESVSHSRGAGEEEEEEEEEPVPPRALAWSALPLGTQRRGAAPSGRPRFHRRPTPKAVDLGELNSLLARQVASIMEAPTICSDCGESFSPGPTFLQHQRMHRLAEAAAAAGVQPYGFVAERGTGATVGGIGFGPGPPRPRPPGEKPYRCGECGKGFSRNTYLTNHLRLHAGERPNVCATCGKSFSWRADLLKHQRLHTGEKPYVCIECGEAFSLSSHLLSHRRAHAAAAAGADGAGALRPFACSECGKGFARRSHLANHQRIHTGEKPHGCGDCGKRFSWRSDLVKHQRVHTGEKPYMCSECGETFSVSSHLFTHKRTHSGERPYVCGECGKGFGRNSHLVNHLRVHTGEKPFGCAECEKRFGDFSTLTQHQRTHTGEKPYVCVECGKSFIQSSHLIRHRRIHTGDKPYKCPACGKGFRYKTHLTQHQKLRVC, encoded by the coding sequence GAAAGAGCGTGTCACTGAgtaacgaagaggaggaggaggaggacgaagagaagcagcaggcagCAATGGCAAACGGTGAGGATCCTGAGGTGATCGAGATGGGCACGTACCCCAGTCTGTCGGAGTCCGAGAGCGTCTCTCAcagccggggggcaggggaggaagaagaggaggaggaagaggagccggtCCCACCACgggccctggcctggagtgcccttccACTGGGAACCCAGCGCCGGGGGGCGGCGCCCTCCGGCCGGCCCCGTTTCCACCGCCGCCCTACCCCCAAGGCTGTCGACTTGGGCGAGCTCAACAGCCTCCTGGCCCGGCAGGTGGCCAGCATCATGGAGGCCCCCACCATCTGCTCTGACTGCGGCGAGAGTTTCAGCCCGGGCCCCACCTTCCTCCAGCACCAGCGCATGCACCGGTTGGCAGAGGCCGCAGCAGCCGCAGGGGTCCAGCCATACGGCTTCGTCGCGGAGCGGGGCACCGGAGCCACTGTGGGGGGCATCGGCTTCGGTcccggcccgccccggccccggccccccggcgaGAAGCCCTACCGCTGTGGCGAGTGCGGCAAGGGGTTCAGTCGCAATACCTACCTGACCAACCACCTGCGCCTGCACGCGGGCGAGCGCCCCAACGTCTGTGCCACCTGCGGCAAGAGCTTCAGCTGGCGGGCTGACCTGCTGAAGCACCAGCGGCTGCACACGGGCGAGAAGCCGTACGTGTGTATCGAGTGCGGGGAGGCCTTCAGCCTCAGCTCCCACCTGCTGAGCCACCGGCGGGCACACGCTGCGGCCGCAGCCGGGGCCGATGGCGCCGGGGCCCTGCGGCCCTTTGCCTGCAGTGAGTGCGGCAAGGGCTTTGCCCGGCGCTCCCACCTGGCCAACCACCAGCGTATCCACACGGGGGAGAAGCCGCACGGCTGCGGCGACTGCGGCAAGCGCTTCAGCTGGCGCTCGGACCTGGTGAAGCACCAGCGCGTGCACACGGGCGAAAAGCCCTACATGTGCTCCGAGTGCGGCGAGACCTTCAGCGTCAGCTCCCACCTATTCACCCACAAGCGCACGCACTCGGGCGAGCGGCCCTACGTTTGCGGCGAGTGCGGCAAGGGCTTCGGCCGCAACTCGCACCTGGTCAACCACCTGCGCGTGCATACGGGCGAGAAGCCCTTTGGCTGTGCCGAGTGTGAGAAGCGCTTCGGCGACTTCTCCACACTGACGCAGCACCAGCGTACGCACACGGGCGAGAAGCCATACGTCTGCGTCGAGTGCGGCAAGAGCTTCATCCAGAGCTCCCACCTGATCCGGCACCGCCGCATCCACACGGGTGACAAGCCCTACAAGTGCCCCGCCTGCGGCAAAGGCTTCCGCTACAAGACCCACCTGACCCAGCACCAGAAGCTGCGCGTCTGCTAG
- the ZNF697 gene encoding zinc finger protein 697 isoform X4, with protein MEAPTICSDCGESFSPGPTFLQHQRMHRLAEAAAAAGVQPYGFVAERGTGATVGGIGFGPGPPRPRPPGEKPYRCGECGKGFSRNTYLTNHLRLHAGERPNVCATCGKSFSWRADLLKHQRLHTGEKPYVCIECGEAFSLSSHLLSHRRAHAAAAAGADGAGALRPFACSECGKGFARRSHLANHQRIHTGEKPHGCGDCGKRFSWRSDLVKHQRVHTGEKPYMCSECGETFSVSSHLFTHKRTHSGERPYVCGECGKGFGRNSHLVNHLRVHTGEKPFGCAECEKRFGDFSTLTQHQRTHTGEKPYVCVECGKSFIQSSHLIRHRRIHTGDKPYKCPACGKGFRYKTHLTQHQKLRVC; from the coding sequence ATGGAGGCCCCCACCATCTGCTCTGACTGCGGCGAGAGTTTCAGCCCGGGCCCCACCTTCCTCCAGCACCAGCGCATGCACCGGTTGGCAGAGGCCGCAGCAGCCGCAGGGGTCCAGCCATACGGCTTCGTCGCGGAGCGGGGCACCGGAGCCACTGTGGGGGGCATCGGCTTCGGTcccggcccgccccggccccggccccccggcgaGAAGCCCTACCGCTGTGGCGAGTGCGGCAAGGGGTTCAGTCGCAATACCTACCTGACCAACCACCTGCGCCTGCACGCGGGCGAGCGCCCCAACGTCTGTGCCACCTGCGGCAAGAGCTTCAGCTGGCGGGCTGACCTGCTGAAGCACCAGCGGCTGCACACGGGCGAGAAGCCGTACGTGTGTATCGAGTGCGGGGAGGCCTTCAGCCTCAGCTCCCACCTGCTGAGCCACCGGCGGGCACACGCTGCGGCCGCAGCCGGGGCCGATGGCGCCGGGGCCCTGCGGCCCTTTGCCTGCAGTGAGTGCGGCAAGGGCTTTGCCCGGCGCTCCCACCTGGCCAACCACCAGCGTATCCACACGGGGGAGAAGCCGCACGGCTGCGGCGACTGCGGCAAGCGCTTCAGCTGGCGCTCGGACCTGGTGAAGCACCAGCGCGTGCACACGGGCGAAAAGCCCTACATGTGCTCCGAGTGCGGCGAGACCTTCAGCGTCAGCTCCCACCTATTCACCCACAAGCGCACGCACTCGGGCGAGCGGCCCTACGTTTGCGGCGAGTGCGGCAAGGGCTTCGGCCGCAACTCGCACCTGGTCAACCACCTGCGCGTGCATACGGGCGAGAAGCCCTTTGGCTGTGCCGAGTGTGAGAAGCGCTTCGGCGACTTCTCCACACTGACGCAGCACCAGCGTACGCACACGGGCGAGAAGCCATACGTCTGCGTCGAGTGCGGCAAGAGCTTCATCCAGAGCTCCCACCTGATCCGGCACCGCCGCATCCACACGGGTGACAAGCCCTACAAGTGCCCCGCCTGCGGCAAAGGCTTCCGCTACAAGACCCACCTGACCCAGCACCAGAAGCTGCGCGTCTGCTAG
- the HSD3B2 gene encoding 3 beta-hydroxysteroid dehydrogenase/Delta 5-->4-isomerase type 2: protein MPREAAGPEAPGRDGWTCVVTGAGGFLGQRIAQLLLEEEEELLELRVLDKVFRPEILQNFARARPRTKITVLLGDILDQQFLLRACQAVTLVIHTACIVDPYGHTPTAVIMDVNVKGTQLLLEACAQAGVPFFIYTSSLEVSGPNSYRQPVHDAQEDQAPESTWRTPYPLSKRLAEKAVLAADGWDLAGGGVLRTCSLRPTFIFGEDSVFLQRCFQRALRRGLRLDRMNWAEAHVNPVYVGNAAWAHVLAARALRDPGRGPRLGGQFYFVADDTPHMTYDDLYLELGQALGFWNSPRRFVPLPILYGLALLLELASFLLRPLVRLVPTFNRHLLTLANTTFTFTYKKAQRDFGYRPRFSWEEARSRTTQWIRSLVEQHRESERSGPQ, encoded by the exons ATGCCACGAGAAGCCGCGGGGCCGGAGGCCCCTGGCAGGGACGGGTGGACCTGTGTCGTAACCGGCGCCGGGGGCTTCCTGGGGCAGAGAATCGCCCAGTTgctgctggaggaggaagaggagctgctGGAGCTCCGGGTGCTGGACAAAGTCTTCAGGCCCGAGATCCTGCAGAACTTTGCCA GAGCCCGGCCCCGCACCAAGATCACCGTGCTCCTGGGCGACATCCTGGATCAGCAATTCCTGCTACGTGCCTGCCAGGCAGTGACCCTGGTCATCCATACAGCCTGCATCGTGGACCCGTACGGACACACTCCGACCGCGGTCATCATGGACGTCAATGTGAAAG GAACTCAGCTCCTGCTGGAAGCCTGCGCCCAGGCCGGTGTGCCGTTCTTCATCTACACGAGCAGCCTGGAGGTGTCGGGCCCCAACTCGTACCGGCAGCCCGTCCACGACGCCCAGGAGGACCAGGCCCCCGAGTCCACGTGGCGCACGCCCTACCCGCTGAGCAAGCGGCTGGCGGAGAAGGCGGTGCTGGCGGCGGACGGCTGGGACCTGGCCGGCGGCGGCGTCCTGCGCACCTGCTCCCTGCGGCCCACCTTCATCTTCGGCGAGGACAGCGTGTTCCTGCAAAGGTGCTTCCAGCGGGCCCTGCGCCGCGGCCTGCGGCTGGACCGCATGAACTGGGCAGAGGCGCACGTCAACCCCGTCTACGTGGGCAACGCCGCCTGGGCGCACGTGTTGGCGGCGCGGGCCCTGCGCGACCCGGGCCGGGGGCCGCGTCTAGGCGGCCAGTTCTACTTTGTGGCGGACGACACGCCGCACATGACCTACGACGACCTGTACCTGGAGCTCGGCCAGGCCCTGGGTTTCTGGAACTCGCCGCGAAGGTTCGTCCCGCTGCCCATCCTCTACGGCCTGGCGCTCCTGCTCGAGCTGGCCAGCTTCCTGCTCCGGCCGCTGGTCCGCCTCGTGCCCACCTTCAACCGCCACCTGCTCACCTTGGCCAACACCACCTTCACCTTCACCTACAAGAAGGCGCAGAGGGATTTCGGCTACCGGCCGCGGTTCAGCTGGGaggaggccagaagcaggaccacGCAGTGGATCCGCTCCCTGGTCGAACAGCACCGGGAGTCCGAGAGATCGGGGCCCCAGTGA
- the ZNF697 gene encoding zinc finger protein 697 isoform X3, which translates to MANGEDPEVIEMGTYPSLSESESVSHSRGAGEEEEEEEEEPVPPRALAWSALPLGTQRRGAAPSGRPRFHRRPTPKAVDLGELNSLLARQVASIMEAPTICSDCGESFSPGPTFLQHQRMHRLAEAAAAAGVQPYGFVAERGTGATVGGIGFGPGPPRPRPPGEKPYRCGECGKGFSRNTYLTNHLRLHAGERPNVCATCGKSFSWRADLLKHQRLHTGEKPYVCIECGEAFSLSSHLLSHRRAHAAAAAGADGAGALRPFACSECGKGFARRSHLANHQRIHTGEKPHGCGDCGKRFSWRSDLVKHQRVHTGEKPYMCSECGETFSVSSHLFTHKRTHSGERPYVCGECGKGFGRNSHLVNHLRVHTGEKPFGCAECEKRFGDFSTLTQHQRTHTGEKPYVCVECGKSFIQSSHLIRHRRIHTGDKPYKCPACGKGFRYKTHLTQHQKLRVC; encoded by the coding sequence ATGGCAAACGGTGAGGATCCTGAGGTGATCGAGATGGGCACGTACCCCAGTCTGTCGGAGTCCGAGAGCGTCTCTCAcagccggggggcaggggaggaagaagaggaggaggaagaggagccggtCCCACCACgggccctggcctggagtgcccttccACTGGGAACCCAGCGCCGGGGGGCGGCGCCCTCCGGCCGGCCCCGTTTCCACCGCCGCCCTACCCCCAAGGCTGTCGACTTGGGCGAGCTCAACAGCCTCCTGGCCCGGCAGGTGGCCAGCATCATGGAGGCCCCCACCATCTGCTCTGACTGCGGCGAGAGTTTCAGCCCGGGCCCCACCTTCCTCCAGCACCAGCGCATGCACCGGTTGGCAGAGGCCGCAGCAGCCGCAGGGGTCCAGCCATACGGCTTCGTCGCGGAGCGGGGCACCGGAGCCACTGTGGGGGGCATCGGCTTCGGTcccggcccgccccggccccggccccccggcgaGAAGCCCTACCGCTGTGGCGAGTGCGGCAAGGGGTTCAGTCGCAATACCTACCTGACCAACCACCTGCGCCTGCACGCGGGCGAGCGCCCCAACGTCTGTGCCACCTGCGGCAAGAGCTTCAGCTGGCGGGCTGACCTGCTGAAGCACCAGCGGCTGCACACGGGCGAGAAGCCGTACGTGTGTATCGAGTGCGGGGAGGCCTTCAGCCTCAGCTCCCACCTGCTGAGCCACCGGCGGGCACACGCTGCGGCCGCAGCCGGGGCCGATGGCGCCGGGGCCCTGCGGCCCTTTGCCTGCAGTGAGTGCGGCAAGGGCTTTGCCCGGCGCTCCCACCTGGCCAACCACCAGCGTATCCACACGGGGGAGAAGCCGCACGGCTGCGGCGACTGCGGCAAGCGCTTCAGCTGGCGCTCGGACCTGGTGAAGCACCAGCGCGTGCACACGGGCGAAAAGCCCTACATGTGCTCCGAGTGCGGCGAGACCTTCAGCGTCAGCTCCCACCTATTCACCCACAAGCGCACGCACTCGGGCGAGCGGCCCTACGTTTGCGGCGAGTGCGGCAAGGGCTTCGGCCGCAACTCGCACCTGGTCAACCACCTGCGCGTGCATACGGGCGAGAAGCCCTTTGGCTGTGCCGAGTGTGAGAAGCGCTTCGGCGACTTCTCCACACTGACGCAGCACCAGCGTACGCACACGGGCGAGAAGCCATACGTCTGCGTCGAGTGCGGCAAGAGCTTCATCCAGAGCTCCCACCTGATCCGGCACCGCCGCATCCACACGGGTGACAAGCCCTACAAGTGCCCCGCCTGCGGCAAAGGCTTCCGCTACAAGACCCACCTGACCCAGCACCAGAAGCTGCGCGTCTGCTAG
- the HAO2 gene encoding hydroxyacid oxidase 2 isoform X2 has product MALVCLDDFRAYAKRHLPKGTWDYFEGGADECATRDDNILAFKRIRLRPRVLKNVSTVDTRTTIQGTEISCPVSIAPTGFHCLAWPDGETSMARGAEAQGVCYVTSMYSTSSLTDIVAAAPSGLRWFQLYMHKDRQLVTELVREVEALGFRVLVLTVDTPVGGKRRADLRNSFGLPAHLSLQIIPEARQVGAGHQLPIADIDPSVCWEDVSWLRSLTRLPIVLKGILTREDAEQAVGRGVQGILVSNHGGRQLDGVLATVDAVTEVVSAVRGRAEVYLDGGVRTGSDVLKALALGARCVFVGRPALWGLAYKGEQGVEQVLRILKEEFRLAMALSGCRNVLEISRDLVQPHKL; this is encoded by the exons ATGGCCCTCGTGTGCCTGGATGATTTCCGAGCCTATGCTAAGAGGCACCTGCCCAAGGGCACGTGGGACTACTTTGAAGGGGGAGCCGATGAATGTGCCACCAGGGATGACAACATCTTGGCATTCAAAAG AATCCGCCTGCGGCCGCGGGTATTGAAAAATGTGTCCACGGTAGACACGAGGACCACTATTCAAGGGACCGAGATCAGCTGTCCCGTCAGCATTGCCCCCACGGGCTTCCATTGCCTGGCCTGGCCGGACGGAGAGACCAGCATGGCCCGAG GAGCGGAAGCCCAGGGTGTGTGCTACGTCACCAGCATGTACTCCACCAGCTCGCTTACTGACATCGTGGCGGCGGCTCCGTCGGGCCTGCGGTGGTTCCAGCTGTACATGCACAAGGACCGGCAGCTGGTCACAGAGCTGGTCCGGGAGGTGGAGGCCCTGGGCTTCCGAGTCCTCGTGCTGACCGTCGACACCCCCGTGGGCGGCAAGCGGCGCGCAGACCTGCGGAACTCCTTTGGGCTCCCTGCTCACCTGTCTTTGCAGATCATTCCCGAGGCCCgccag GTGGGAGCGGGGCACCAACTGCCGATCGCGGATATCGACCCGTCAGTCTGTTGGGAAGACGTATCCTGGCTCCGGAGCCTGACGCGCCTGCCCATCGTCCTCAAGGGGATCCTGACACGGGAGGACGCCGAACAGGCCGTGGGCCGCGGCGTGCAAGGGATCCTCGTTTCCAACCACGGAGGCCGGCAGCTGGACGGGGTTCTGGCCACG GTGGACGCGGTGACCGAGGTAGTTAGCGCCGTCCGGGGCCGGGCCGAAGTCTACCTGGACGGGGGAGTGCGGACGGGGAGCGACGTGCTCAAGGCCCTGGCCCTGGGGGCCCGGTGCGTCTTCGTCGGCCGCCCCGCCCTCTGGGGCCTCGCCTACAAG GGCGAACAAGGCGTTGAACAGGTGTTGAGGATTTTGAAGGAGGAGTTCCGCCTGGCCATGGCGCTCTCAG GCTGCAGAAACGTCTTGGAGATCAGCCGGGATCTGGTACAGCCCCACAAGCTGTAA